The following are from one region of the Mycolicibacterium helvum genome:
- a CDS encoding diol dehydratase reactivase ATPase-like domain-containing protein, which translates to MTVWAGVDIGNATTEVVLCSGIGDLDVLCSARVPTRGGKGSLRAIDAAAQLVRQLSATHGLVVDRAAFAPTPPVTSVTEQIQLQTRRTGRLYIATRSAPTTAGDAVGVGVPVPVGRLQEVDRHQPVVACATRDHDYRDVAGLVNAAIDSGRDVAAVVTTNDEAVLVSNRLLTALPVVDGVEVAELLSAALVAVEVRQGFSSLQRLTDPYWLVDAFSLRDDERPDATLVADQLYDSACAVVCLHDVAPEDIRPTEPVADPDKDERTHAVHLADIAAQANSRRGSVATDSVVRATMGDDVHQPPAGADALSEALGVPVIRIDSEAAAARVGALTTPGVTEDMVVVDVGGGTVDVVTATARVVLPGAGQLLTTATSAALDISRSTAEYAKRAEALSAVTVQLVEDEHGRRHFLDSPIDGRCTGWLLASAPNGLLPFTSRLSGSEWRNWRLAAKRLVIGANVLRGLAQVAPDARGLVLVGGGAGDDELVRAVSEQLGGVAVGRGNVCRRLGQRYAVAYGLVAMAAAG; encoded by the coding sequence ATGACGGTGTGGGCCGGTGTCGACATCGGCAACGCCACCACCGAAGTGGTCCTGTGCAGCGGGATCGGTGATTTAGACGTGTTGTGCAGCGCACGTGTCCCGACTCGAGGTGGGAAGGGATCGCTGCGCGCCATTGACGCTGCCGCGCAACTGGTTCGCCAATTGAGCGCTACTCACGGCCTCGTAGTCGATCGGGCCGCGTTCGCTCCGACGCCGCCGGTGACATCGGTGACTGAACAAATCCAGCTTCAGACCAGGCGAACCGGACGACTGTACATTGCCACCCGTTCGGCACCCACGACCGCCGGTGACGCCGTCGGGGTTGGGGTACCGGTACCAGTCGGACGCCTCCAGGAAGTGGACCGCCACCAGCCGGTCGTCGCCTGCGCGACCCGCGACCACGACTACCGCGACGTAGCGGGATTGGTCAACGCGGCAATCGATTCCGGCCGCGACGTAGCAGCCGTGGTTACGACCAATGATGAGGCTGTTCTGGTATCCAACCGGCTGCTTACGGCATTGCCCGTGGTCGACGGCGTCGAAGTGGCAGAGCTGTTGTCGGCCGCGCTGGTCGCCGTCGAAGTGCGGCAAGGTTTCTCATCACTACAGCGACTCACCGACCCGTATTGGCTCGTCGACGCGTTCAGCCTCCGCGACGACGAGCGCCCTGACGCGACACTGGTCGCCGACCAGCTCTACGACAGCGCCTGCGCGGTGGTGTGCCTTCACGACGTCGCCCCCGAGGACATCCGACCTACCGAGCCGGTCGCTGACCCCGACAAAGACGAGCGCACGCACGCAGTACATCTTGCTGACATTGCGGCGCAGGCGAATTCGCGTCGCGGTTCGGTGGCAACCGACAGTGTGGTGCGAGCGACGATGGGCGACGACGTGCACCAGCCGCCCGCCGGTGCTGATGCGCTGAGCGAGGCGTTGGGGGTACCCGTGATACGGATCGACTCCGAGGCCGCTGCCGCCAGGGTGGGCGCGCTGACCACCCCCGGCGTCACCGAGGACATGGTGGTCGTCGACGTCGGCGGCGGCACCGTCGACGTGGTGACCGCAACGGCACGAGTCGTCCTGCCCGGCGCCGGCCAACTGCTCACGACCGCGACATCGGCTGCCCTGGATATTTCGCGTAGCACAGCCGAATACGCGAAACGCGCCGAGGCGCTCAGCGCGGTCACCGTCCAACTCGTCGAGGACGAGCATGGGCGCCGACACTTCCTCGACAGCCCGATCGACGGCCGCTGTACCGGCTGGCTGCTGGCATCGGCGCCAAACGGGCTGCTGCCCTTTACGTCGCGATTATCCGGTTCCGAATGGCGCAACTGGCGCCTGGCGGCCAAACGACTCGTTATCGGCGCCAACGTGCTCCGTGGACTCGCCCAGGTGGCACCGGATGCTCGCGGGCTCGTTCTGGTCGGCGGCGGAGCGGGTGACGACGAACTCGTCCGCGCCGTCAGCGAACAGCTCGGCGGGGTAGCAGTCGGGCGCGGCAACGTCTGCCGCAGACTAGGCCAGCGCTACGCAGTGGCCTACGGCCTCGTCGCTATGGCTGCCGCTGGCTGA
- the ipdF gene encoding (5R,7aS)-5-hydroxy-7a-methyl-1-oxo-2,3,5,6,7,7a-hexahydro-1H-indene-carboxyl-CoA reductase, translating to MAPLSEVPKEVEGHGLLAGKVVVVTAAAGTGIGSATARRALLEGADVVVSDHHERRLGETRDQLAELGLGRVESVVCDVTSTAQVDALIASSVAALGRLDVLVNNAGLGGETPVIDMTDDDWDRVLNVTLTSVMRATRAALRYFRDAGHGGVIVNNASVLGWRAQHSQSHYAAAKAGVMALTRCSAIEAVEQGVRINAVSPSIARHKFLEKVSSTDLLDRLSEGEAFGRAAEPWEVAATIAFLASDYSSYLTGEVISVSSQRA from the coding sequence GTGGCGCCATTGTCGGAGGTCCCCAAAGAGGTTGAGGGCCACGGTCTGCTGGCTGGCAAGGTCGTGGTGGTGACCGCGGCGGCGGGAACCGGCATCGGATCGGCCACCGCACGGCGCGCGCTGCTCGAAGGTGCCGACGTCGTCGTCTCCGATCACCACGAACGTCGTCTCGGCGAAACCCGGGACCAGCTGGCCGAATTGGGCCTCGGCCGGGTCGAGAGCGTGGTCTGCGATGTCACATCCACCGCACAGGTCGACGCGCTGATCGCCAGTTCCGTGGCCGCCCTGGGTCGTCTTGATGTACTGGTGAACAACGCCGGCCTCGGCGGGGAAACCCCCGTCATCGACATGACCGACGACGACTGGGACCGGGTGCTCAACGTGACCCTGACGTCGGTGATGCGAGCCACGCGCGCGGCGCTGCGGTACTTCCGTGATGCCGGCCACGGCGGCGTGATCGTGAACAATGCCAGCGTCCTGGGCTGGCGAGCACAGCACTCGCAGTCGCATTACGCGGCCGCAAAGGCCGGTGTGATGGCGCTGACCCGTTGCAGCGCAATCGAAGCCGTCGAACAGGGGGTGCGCATCAACGCCGTTTCACCGAGCATCGCGCGGCATAAGTTTCTGGAGAAGGTCAGCTCGACCGACCTGCTCGACCGGCTCTCCGAAGGAGAAGCGTTCGGCCGTGCAGCCGAGCCGTGGGAAGTCGCCGCCACTATCGCGTTCCTGGCCAGCGACTACTCGAGTTACCTGACCGGCGAAGTCATTTCGGTGTCGAGCCAACGCGCATGA
- a CDS encoding APC family permease, producing the protein MTEVLDTSGGSGRDTSQTTAAAKLRGHLGVPAIVLMVVAAAAPLSTIGGNVPIAMVLGETTGIPVSFIVAGLVFLLFAASFVAMSKYVTDAGAFYAYIRTSLGRAAGTGAAVLALPAYMATLLAVAAYDGVILNGLITRFGGPDIPWWLLTGGVLAVVAWLGYRDIDLSAKVLGVFLVSEVAILLVLDFVIVLRGGEHGLTGDSFTPQGIAGGFGIALLYALWGFVGVEATVVFRDEARDPDRTVPRATFWAVGIVASFYAFSSWALIEGNGGPDAIAAAKDDPDNFMVNTAQQYLGMVGRDLTTALWFISVFACTLAFHNISSRYAFVLGQSGVFSTKIGQVHSRHGSPAVASLVITAASVVIMAIFVAFGLDPVLQIFGPLGGLGILALAILWLLTTISVVMFFVRRGGSTGTVVLAVAATLVLAAALVLVVSNLTLIVGGNPTLAAVFGVMPLAFFGVGMLLSRRSKGELASISSVS; encoded by the coding sequence GTGACCGAGGTTCTCGATACCAGCGGCGGGTCAGGCCGTGACACTTCCCAGACCACGGCGGCCGCGAAACTGCGCGGCCACCTCGGTGTCCCCGCCATTGTGCTGATGGTGGTGGCCGCTGCGGCGCCGCTTTCCACGATCGGCGGCAACGTGCCGATCGCGATGGTGCTGGGAGAGACCACTGGTATCCCGGTCTCGTTCATCGTCGCGGGTCTGGTGTTCCTTCTCTTCGCGGCGAGTTTCGTCGCCATGTCGAAATACGTCACGGACGCCGGCGCCTTCTATGCCTACATCCGCACGTCGCTCGGTCGTGCGGCCGGGACCGGCGCGGCCGTTCTCGCCTTACCGGCCTACATGGCGACCCTGCTGGCCGTGGCCGCCTACGACGGCGTCATCCTCAACGGCCTCATCACCCGCTTCGGCGGACCGGATATTCCGTGGTGGCTGCTGACCGGCGGGGTGCTCGCCGTCGTCGCCTGGCTCGGATATCGCGACATCGACCTCAGCGCCAAGGTGCTAGGTGTGTTCCTGGTGTCCGAAGTCGCCATCCTGCTGGTCTTGGATTTCGTCATCGTGCTGCGTGGCGGTGAGCACGGTTTGACCGGCGACTCGTTCACGCCGCAGGGGATAGCCGGAGGGTTCGGGATCGCGTTGCTCTACGCACTGTGGGGCTTCGTCGGTGTCGAGGCGACGGTGGTGTTTCGAGACGAGGCCCGCGACCCCGATCGCACGGTGCCGCGCGCGACGTTCTGGGCAGTGGGCATCGTGGCCAGCTTTTACGCATTCTCCAGCTGGGCACTCATCGAAGGCAATGGAGGACCGGATGCCATTGCGGCCGCCAAGGACGACCCCGATAACTTCATGGTCAACACCGCCCAGCAGTACCTCGGTATGGTTGGGCGCGACCTGACCACTGCCCTGTGGTTCATCAGCGTTTTCGCCTGCACCCTGGCATTCCATAACATCAGTTCGCGTTACGCGTTCGTGCTGGGGCAAAGCGGTGTCTTCTCGACCAAGATCGGCCAGGTGCATTCCCGTCACGGTTCGCCGGCGGTGGCGTCGCTGGTCATCACCGCGGCGTCGGTCGTGATCATGGCGATCTTCGTTGCGTTCGGGCTCGATCCGGTGCTGCAGATCTTCGGCCCGCTGGGTGGGCTGGGAATCCTCGCATTGGCGATCCTGTGGTTGTTGACGACGATCTCCGTGGTGATGTTCTTCGTGCGTCGTGGTGGCTCGACGGGCACCGTGGTGCTCGCGGTGGCCGCGACACTGGTGCTGGCCGCGGCCCTGGTTCTGGTGGTGTCCAACCTGACTCTCATCGTTGGGGGCAACCCCACCCTTGCGGCCGTCTTCGGCGTGATGCCGTTGGCGTTCTTCGGAGTGGGCATGCTGCTGAGCCGGCGATCCAAGGGTGAGCTGGCGTCGATTTCGTCGGTGTCCTGA
- a CDS encoding diol dehydratase small subunit, whose product MTISAHSGRALDEITVQAARAGQLDLDDIRISRDTLLSQAETAERSGSAQLGMNLRRAAEMTVLSASDMLAAYEALRPNRSTFDELQELAARLAAHEAHACAQLVREAAAAYQRRGLLR is encoded by the coding sequence ATGACCATCTCCGCCCACTCCGGCCGTGCTCTCGACGAGATCACCGTCCAAGCCGCGCGAGCCGGTCAGCTCGATCTGGACGACATTCGCATCAGCCGGGATACGCTTCTGAGCCAGGCGGAGACCGCTGAGCGGTCCGGCTCGGCACAGCTCGGCATGAACTTGCGCCGGGCGGCCGAGATGACGGTGCTTTCGGCGTCCGACATGCTGGCTGCCTACGAGGCGCTGCGCCCCAACCGCTCCACGTTCGATGAATTGCAGGAATTGGCAGCGCGACTCGCTGCACACGAAGCACACGCGTGCGCGCAACTCGTCCGGGAGGCCGCAGCGGCGTATCAGCGTCGCGGCCTGTTGCGATGA
- the kstR2 gene encoding TetR family transcriptional regulator KstR2 → MTEQPVSRRDELLVLAATMFAERGLRATTVRDIADSAGILSGSLYHHFKSKEQMVEEVLRDFLDWLFERYQQIIATEPNPLERLKGLFMTSFEAIEDRHAQVVIYQDEAKRLSSLPQFEFVEVRNKEQRKMWLDLLNEGVKQGYFRPDIDVDVVYRFIRDTTWVSVRWYQPGGPLTAEEVGRQYLAIVLGGIAAPNNR, encoded by the coding sequence ATGACCGAGCAGCCGGTCAGTCGTCGTGACGAGCTCCTGGTGCTCGCCGCGACGATGTTCGCCGAACGCGGTCTGCGCGCGACCACCGTGCGCGACATCGCCGACTCGGCGGGCATTCTGTCCGGCAGCCTGTATCACCACTTCAAGAGCAAGGAGCAGATGGTCGAGGAGGTCCTACGGGACTTCCTGGACTGGCTGTTCGAGCGCTACCAGCAGATCATCGCCACCGAGCCCAACCCGCTCGAGCGGCTCAAGGGCTTGTTCATGACGTCGTTCGAAGCGATCGAAGACCGGCACGCGCAGGTGGTGATCTACCAGGACGAGGCCAAGCGGCTGTCGTCGCTGCCGCAGTTCGAATTCGTCGAGGTTCGTAACAAAGAACAACGCAAGATGTGGCTTGACCTGCTCAACGAGGGTGTCAAGCAGGGGTACTTCCGCCCGGATATCGACGTCGACGTGGTGTACCGGTTCATCCGGGATACCACGTGGGTGTCCGTGCGTTGGTATCAACCAGGCGGACCGCTGACAGCCGAGGAAGTCGGCCGCCAATACCTCGCCATCGTCCTGGGCGGCATAGCCGCGCCCAACAACCGATAA
- the fadA6 gene encoding steroid 3-ketoacyl-CoA thiolase FadA6, translated as MPEAYVIDAVRTAVGKRNGSLAGVHPIDLAAAAWQGLLGRHDVDPDAVDDVIAGCVDAIGGQAGNIGRLSWLAAGYSEAVPGVTVDRQCGSSQQAISFGAQAIMAGTADLIVAGGVQNMSQIPISSAMTVGEQFGFTSPTNESKGWLKRYGDQEVSQFRGAEMIAERWGITREEMEQFALTSNERAFAAIRAGHFDNEILPIDGFAVDECPRETTLEKMAGLKTLVEGGRLTAAMASQICDGASAVLLASESAVQAHNLTPRARIHHISARGDDPVIMLTGPIPATKYALDKAGLTIDDIDVVEINEAFASVVLAWLKETKADPAKVNPNGGGIALGHPLGATGAKLFTTMLNELERTGGRYGLQTMCEGGGTANVTIVERL; from the coding sequence ATGCCTGAGGCCTACGTTATCGACGCCGTGCGGACCGCGGTGGGCAAGCGCAACGGATCGCTGGCCGGCGTGCACCCGATCGACCTGGCTGCCGCCGCCTGGCAGGGACTGCTGGGCCGCCACGATGTCGACCCGGACGCCGTTGATGACGTGATCGCCGGCTGCGTGGACGCGATCGGTGGCCAGGCAGGCAACATCGGGCGGCTGTCCTGGCTGGCCGCCGGCTATTCGGAAGCCGTGCCCGGGGTGACCGTGGACCGTCAGTGCGGGTCCAGCCAGCAAGCGATTTCGTTCGGGGCGCAGGCCATCATGGCCGGCACCGCGGATCTCATCGTGGCCGGCGGTGTACAGAACATGAGCCAGATCCCCATCTCCTCGGCGATGACCGTCGGCGAGCAGTTCGGTTTCACCTCGCCCACCAACGAGTCCAAGGGCTGGCTGAAACGCTATGGTGACCAAGAGGTTTCGCAGTTCCGCGGCGCAGAGATGATCGCCGAACGGTGGGGGATCACTCGCGAGGAGATGGAACAGTTCGCGTTGACCAGCAATGAGCGCGCGTTCGCTGCGATCCGTGCCGGGCACTTCGACAACGAGATCCTGCCGATCGACGGATTCGCCGTCGACGAGTGCCCGCGCGAAACCACCCTGGAGAAGATGGCCGGGCTCAAAACCCTGGTCGAGGGCGGCCGGTTGACGGCCGCGATGGCCAGCCAGATCTGCGACGGCGCGAGCGCGGTGTTGCTGGCCTCAGAAAGCGCAGTGCAAGCGCACAACCTGACCCCGCGGGCCCGCATCCACCACATCAGCGCCCGCGGCGACGACCCGGTGATCATGCTGACCGGTCCGATTCCGGCGACGAAGTACGCGCTGGACAAGGCCGGCCTGACCATCGACGACATCGACGTCGTCGAGATCAACGAGGCCTTTGCGTCGGTCGTCCTTGCCTGGCTGAAGGAGACCAAGGCCGACCCGGCGAAGGTCAACCCCAACGGGGGCGGGATCGCCCTGGGTCATCCACTGGGCGCCACCGGCGCCAAACTGTTCACCACCATGCTCAACGAGTTGGAGCGCACCGGCGGTCGCTATGGCCTGCAGACGATGTGTGAGGGTGGCGGCACCGCGAACGTCACCATCGTCGAACGGCTCTAG
- a CDS encoding propanediol/glycerol family dehydratase large subunit: MHPNSDEAGHDHRLGRIRLLDQQTVNLDGFAAPDPELGMISHLSPYDPEPSWRVADDGTVVEMDSKPAADFDTIDEFVVRYAIDHSQAWASMAMSEVELARLIVDSSVPRDEVLRVCSGLTPAKMARVVAMLQPVEIQMAMMKMRARRTPANQAHVTNRLDDPLLIAADAATAVVYGFRELEATVPVLDDAPAVAMALLIGSQVPAAGALTQCSVEEARELELGVRGLVSYAETVSVYGTEQVFTDGDDTPWSKAFLTSAYASRGIKMRLSSGAGSEVLMGQAERKSMNYLESRCVALAKGIGAQGVQNGGVDGAAITASVPGGVKELIAENLMVMLRGLESCSGNDSLMSESTMRRTSRTLPTLLSGSDFIFSGFGSIVSYDNMFGPSNFNAADLDDYLVLQRDWGVDGGLRSVDPTTLEAMRRQAAEATRAVFEYLGLADFDDEHVEAVVQAEGSKDLPDTDGVTVLNAARMIEQSGLTVLDVVAALAETGFTDVADRVLGMAKARVTGDYLQTAAIFDEQMNVLSALQDPNDYCGPGTGYRPSPERQAQIDSVRQARSVTDLVKEQANYCQPGRVVELGPALPGTDPREVVVGVSPAFATKLFRTLSGMTIYDALEQILAGLEEEQCVPRLVRITNTVDLGSIGKTAAGLSGSGVSVGLQAKGTTLIHRRDLPPLANLELLSVAPLIAPDMYRLIGINAGRHAKGATPAPMRNAYTDEAITARYHTKVVSMVAIERAEIAARTGPNVELEFLR, translated from the coding sequence ATGCACCCGAATAGTGACGAGGCCGGCCATGACCACCGGCTGGGCCGCATCCGACTGTTGGACCAGCAGACAGTCAACCTGGACGGGTTCGCCGCACCCGATCCAGAACTCGGCATGATCTCACACCTGTCGCCTTATGACCCCGAGCCGTCCTGGCGCGTGGCCGACGACGGCACTGTGGTCGAGATGGACTCCAAGCCGGCCGCCGACTTCGACACGATCGATGAATTCGTTGTGCGGTATGCGATCGACCATTCCCAGGCGTGGGCGTCGATGGCCATGAGTGAGGTCGAGCTGGCTCGGCTGATCGTGGATTCCAGCGTGCCGCGCGACGAGGTACTTCGGGTCTGCTCGGGCCTGACCCCGGCGAAGATGGCCAGGGTCGTCGCGATGCTGCAGCCGGTGGAGATCCAGATGGCGATGATGAAGATGCGCGCGCGCCGCACCCCGGCCAATCAGGCCCACGTCACCAACCGGCTCGACGACCCACTGTTGATCGCTGCGGACGCGGCGACCGCGGTGGTCTATGGCTTCCGCGAACTGGAGGCGACGGTGCCGGTGCTCGACGACGCTCCCGCCGTCGCGATGGCTCTGCTCATCGGCTCCCAGGTGCCGGCGGCCGGCGCGCTGACACAGTGCTCGGTAGAGGAAGCCCGAGAACTCGAGCTCGGAGTCCGCGGGCTGGTGTCCTACGCCGAGACGGTGTCGGTCTACGGAACCGAGCAGGTCTTCACCGACGGCGACGACACTCCGTGGTCCAAGGCGTTTCTGACCTCGGCCTACGCCTCACGCGGGATCAAGATGCGGCTGTCCAGCGGGGCCGGCTCCGAGGTGCTGATGGGCCAGGCCGAACGAAAGTCGATGAACTATCTGGAGTCCCGCTGCGTCGCCCTGGCCAAGGGAATCGGGGCACAGGGTGTTCAGAACGGCGGCGTCGACGGGGCGGCGATCACCGCCTCGGTGCCCGGTGGCGTCAAGGAACTCATCGCCGAGAATCTGATGGTGATGCTGCGCGGGCTCGAATCATGCAGTGGAAACGACTCGCTGATGAGTGAATCGACCATGCGCCGCACCAGTCGGACGTTGCCGACGCTGCTGTCGGGGTCGGACTTCATCTTCTCCGGCTTCGGCTCGATCGTGTCCTACGACAACATGTTTGGCCCGTCCAACTTCAATGCCGCCGACCTCGACGACTATCTGGTGCTGCAGCGCGACTGGGGTGTCGACGGCGGATTGCGTTCGGTTGACCCGACCACGCTGGAGGCGATGCGACGGCAGGCCGCCGAAGCGACCCGGGCGGTATTCGAATACCTCGGGCTGGCGGACTTCGACGACGAGCACGTCGAAGCTGTCGTGCAGGCCGAGGGTTCCAAGGACCTCCCGGACACCGACGGAGTGACCGTATTGAACGCTGCCCGGATGATCGAACAATCCGGACTGACGGTCCTCGACGTCGTCGCTGCGCTCGCCGAGACCGGGTTCACCGATGTCGCCGACCGCGTGCTGGGCATGGCCAAAGCCCGCGTCACCGGTGACTATCTGCAGACCGCTGCGATTTTCGACGAGCAGATGAATGTGCTCTCGGCACTGCAGGATCCTAACGACTACTGCGGACCGGGAACCGGATACCGGCCGTCGCCGGAGCGCCAGGCTCAGATCGACTCCGTACGACAGGCACGCTCGGTGACCGACCTGGTCAAGGAACAGGCCAACTATTGCCAGCCCGGCCGGGTGGTGGAGCTGGGGCCAGCCTTACCCGGCACCGATCCGCGGGAGGTCGTGGTCGGCGTCTCTCCCGCCTTCGCCACCAAGCTGTTCCGCACGCTGTCGGGCATGACGATCTACGACGCGCTCGAGCAGATCCTCGCCGGCCTGGAAGAAGAGCAGTGCGTGCCGCGGCTGGTTCGCATCACCAACACCGTGGATCTGGGATCGATCGGGAAGACCGCGGCCGGACTGTCCGGCTCGGGAGTTAGCGTCGGCCTGCAGGCCAAGGGCACCACGCTGATCCACCGCCGGGACCTGCCACCGCTGGCTAACCTCGAATTGCTCAGTGTCGCACCGCTGATCGCTCCCGATATGTACCGACTGATCGGTATCAATGCCGGTAGACATGCGAAGGGCGCGACCCCAGCCCCGATGCGCAACGCCTACACCGACGAGGCCATCACCGCCCGCTACCACACGAAGGTGGTGTCGATGGTCGCGATCGAGCGAGCCGAAATCGCCGCCCGCACCGGGCCCAACGTTGAATTGGAGTTCCTTCGATGA
- the ipdE1 gene encoding acyl-CoA dehydrogenase IpdE1, with product MITVEEFRAEVRQWLADNLVGEYAALKGLGGPGREHEAYEERLAWNRHLAAAGLTCLGWPVEHGGRGLSVAHRVAFYEEYAKANAPDKVNHFGEELLGPTLIAFGTPEQQQRFLPRILDVTELWSQGYSEPGAGSDLANVATSAVLDGDEWVINGQKVWTSLAHWAQWCFVVARTEKGSKRHAGLSYLLVPLDQPGVEIRPIIQLTGDSEFNEVFFTDARTDAGLVVGEPGDGWRVAMGTLTFERGVSTLGQQIRYARELSGIAELAKTTGAIDDPLIRERLARSWAGLQTMRSYALATMDVEQRGSRWASDIGGGQDNVSKLLWANWHRDLGELAMDIKGKSGLLLADGEFDEWQRLFLFSRSDTIYGGSNEIQRNIIAERVLGLPREVKG from the coding sequence GTGATCACGGTCGAGGAGTTCCGGGCGGAGGTACGCCAGTGGCTGGCCGACAATCTCGTCGGTGAATATGCCGCGCTCAAGGGCCTCGGTGGCCCGGGCCGCGAGCATGAAGCTTACGAAGAGCGGCTGGCCTGGAACAGGCATCTGGCGGCGGCGGGGCTGACCTGCCTGGGCTGGCCGGTAGAACACGGCGGTCGCGGCCTTTCGGTTGCGCACCGGGTGGCGTTCTACGAGGAGTACGCCAAGGCGAACGCTCCCGACAAGGTCAACCATTTCGGCGAAGAACTGCTCGGGCCCACGCTGATTGCCTTCGGTACCCCCGAACAGCAGCAGCGGTTCCTGCCCCGGATCCTCGATGTCACCGAGCTGTGGTCCCAGGGCTACTCGGAGCCTGGTGCGGGCAGCGATCTGGCCAACGTCGCCACGTCTGCGGTTCTGGACGGTGACGAGTGGGTTATCAACGGCCAGAAGGTGTGGACGTCGCTGGCGCACTGGGCGCAGTGGTGCTTCGTGGTGGCCCGCACCGAGAAGGGCTCCAAGCGGCACGCCGGGCTGTCCTATCTGCTGGTGCCGCTGGATCAACCGGGTGTGGAGATCCGCCCGATCATCCAGCTGACCGGCGACTCGGAATTCAACGAGGTGTTCTTCACTGACGCCCGCACCGATGCCGGCCTGGTGGTCGGCGAGCCGGGCGACGGCTGGCGGGTGGCGATGGGAACGCTGACCTTCGAACGCGGCGTTTCCACGCTGGGCCAGCAGATCCGTTATGCCCGTGAGCTTTCCGGCATCGCCGAGCTTGCCAAGACCACCGGCGCGATCGACGATCCGCTGATCCGGGAGCGGCTGGCCCGATCCTGGGCGGGCCTGCAGACGATGCGGTCCTACGCCTTGGCGACGATGGACGTTGAGCAACGCGGGAGCCGCTGGGCCAGCGACATCGGTGGAGGCCAGGACAATGTGTCGAAGCTGTTGTGGGCCAACTGGCACCGCGATCTGGGCGAGCTGGCCATGGACATCAAAGGCAAGTCCGGCTTGCTGCTGGCCGACGGTGAATTCGACGAATGGCAGCGGCTGTTCCTGTTCTCCCGCTCGGACACGATTTACGGCGGCTCCAACGAGATTCAGCGCAACATTATCGCCGAGCGGGTGCTCGGCCTACCTCGAGAGGTGAAGGGCTAG